One Spinacia oleracea cultivar Varoflay chromosome 4, BTI_SOV_V1, whole genome shotgun sequence DNA segment encodes these proteins:
- the LOC110786532 gene encoding uncharacterized protein isoform X1 gives MGSKKRKRGGGGGGGERRSIHPRNRYANNPPDFSLLASLYPSFSSFVFYSRDGRPRIDWTDFNATRELTRVLLLHDHSINWWIPDGQLCPTVPNRSNYIHWIEDLLASDIIEKNNVDGDKVRGFDIGTGANCIYPLLGASLLGWSFVGSDVTDVALEWAEKNVRSNPHISELIEIRRVEVTEPAIDHGTMSLDGSRTSDYCQEKEDVDDLTKHETREFDESAVIHPEGELDNAHTVSSEQVEDFNERRDGEAQAQSSSLSDEPNVDRGYHGPSILLGVVKQGEKFHFCMCNPPFFENMEEAGLNPKTSCGGTLEEMVCAGGEGAFISRIIEDSCALKQSFRWYTSMLGKKSNLKFLMAKLREVGVTIVKTTEFVQGQTSRWGLAWSFMPPARKLVSPHVRGNTSLSFMLEGLQHQTSAFDVLKSVESFFSYFGVSCKCNDSSFTVEVSATNDLCDTILKTNVKQLDEASTCSHVAEASSASCSNSLMNLSFRILVFQQIPGTLLVKASLKPGDSALSGTFTSVFQQLEGFLKHKFAGKKARI, from the exons ATGGGGAGCAAGAAGAGGAAACGAGGCGGTGGAGGAGGTGGCGGCGAGAGGAGAAGCATACATCCTCGCAACAGATACGCAAATAATCCCCcggatttctctctcctcgcatCTCTATACCCTTCTTTCTCTTCCTTCGTATTCTATTCTCGTGACGGTCGGCCTAGAATTGATTGGACTGATTTCAATGCCACTCGTGAACTCACCCGCGTCCTCCTCCTCCATGACCACTCTATCAATTG GTGGATTCCTGATGGGCAGCTCTGCCCAACTGTGCCAAATAGGTCAAATTATATACATTGGATTGAAGATCTTTTAGCATCTGACATTATTGAGAAAAACAATGTCGATGGAGATAAAGTGAGAGGATTTGATATTGGAACTGGGGCAAATTGTATTTACCCTCTTCTTGGTGCATCCCTTTTAGGTTGGAGTTTTGTTGGGTCAG ACGTAACAGATGTAGCCTTAGAGTGGGCGGAAAAAAACGTTCGAAGTAATCCGCATAtttcggaattgattgaaattagaAGGGTTGAGGTCACAGAACCTGCCATTGACCATGGAACCATGTCCTTAGATGGTAGTAGGACTAGTGATTATTGCCAAGAGAAGGAAGATGTTGATGATTTGACCAAACATGAAACGAGAGAGTTCGATGAATCTGCAGTAATTCATCCCGAGGGTGAACTGGATAATGCACACACGGTAAGTAGTGAACAAGTGGAAGATTTTAATGAAAGAAGGGATGGTGAAGCACAGGCTCAATCCTCAAGTCTTTCTGATGAACCCAATGTAGATAGGGGTTATCATGGGCCATCCATCCTTCTTGGTGTGGTAAAACAAggagaaaagtttcatttcTGTATGTGCAACCCTCCTTTCTTTGAAAACATGGAGGAAGCTGGACTGAATCCAAAAACTTCATGTGGTGGGACGCTAGAAGAGATGGTCTGTGCTGGTGGAGAGGGAGCTTTTATCAGTCGCATTATTGAAGATAGTTGTGCGCTAAAACAGTCATTTCG GTGGTACACTTCAATGCTTGGGAAGAAGTCAAACCTTAAATTTCTGATGGCAAAGCTTCGGGAAGTGGGAGTCACCATTGTGAAAACTACTGAATTTGTCCAGGGTCAAACATCTCGATGGGGACTTGCCTGGTCCTTCATGCCTCCGGCCAGAAAATTGGTATCCCCTCATGTGAGGGGCAATACTAGCTTGTCCTTCATGCTTGAG GGTCTCCAGCATCAAACCAGTGCCTTCGATGTTTTAAAGTCTGTGGAATCCTTTTTCAGCTACTTTGGTGTATCCTGCAAATGCAACGATTCATCGTTTACTGTTGAA GTAAGTGCAACAAATGATCTTTGTGACACTATATTGAAGACCAATGTCAAACAGCTTGATGAGGCTTCCACTTGCTCGCATGTGGCTGAAGCATCGAGTGCAAGTTGTTCAAATAGTCTAATGAACTTATCTTTCCGCATTCTG GTCTTCCAGCAGATCCCTGGCACACTCCTGGTGAAAGCATCATTAAAGCCGGGAGACAGTGCACTCTCAG GAACATTCACATCTGTGTTTCAACAATTGGAAGGATTTCTAAAACACAAGTTTGCTGGCAAGAAGGCCCGTATTTAA
- the LOC110786532 gene encoding uncharacterized protein isoform X2: MWIPDGQLCPTVPNRSNYIHWIEDLLASDIIEKNNVDGDKVRGFDIGTGANCIYPLLGASLLGWSFVGSDVTDVALEWAEKNVRSNPHISELIEIRRVEVTEPAIDHGTMSLDGSRTSDYCQEKEDVDDLTKHETREFDESAVIHPEGELDNAHTVSSEQVEDFNERRDGEAQAQSSSLSDEPNVDRGYHGPSILLGVVKQGEKFHFCMCNPPFFENMEEAGLNPKTSCGGTLEEMVCAGGEGAFISRIIEDSCALKQSFRWYTSMLGKKSNLKFLMAKLREVGVTIVKTTEFVQGQTSRWGLAWSFMPPARKLVSPHVRGNTSLSFMLEGLQHQTSAFDVLKSVESFFSYFGVSCKCNDSSFTVEVSATNDLCDTILKTNVKQLDEASTCSHVAEASSASCSNSLMNLSFRILVFQQIPGTLLVKASLKPGDSALSGTFTSVFQQLEGFLKHKFAGKKARI; the protein is encoded by the exons GTGGATTCCTGATGGGCAGCTCTGCCCAACTGTGCCAAATAGGTCAAATTATATACATTGGATTGAAGATCTTTTAGCATCTGACATTATTGAGAAAAACAATGTCGATGGAGATAAAGTGAGAGGATTTGATATTGGAACTGGGGCAAATTGTATTTACCCTCTTCTTGGTGCATCCCTTTTAGGTTGGAGTTTTGTTGGGTCAG ACGTAACAGATGTAGCCTTAGAGTGGGCGGAAAAAAACGTTCGAAGTAATCCGCATAtttcggaattgattgaaattagaAGGGTTGAGGTCACAGAACCTGCCATTGACCATGGAACCATGTCCTTAGATGGTAGTAGGACTAGTGATTATTGCCAAGAGAAGGAAGATGTTGATGATTTGACCAAACATGAAACGAGAGAGTTCGATGAATCTGCAGTAATTCATCCCGAGGGTGAACTGGATAATGCACACACGGTAAGTAGTGAACAAGTGGAAGATTTTAATGAAAGAAGGGATGGTGAAGCACAGGCTCAATCCTCAAGTCTTTCTGATGAACCCAATGTAGATAGGGGTTATCATGGGCCATCCATCCTTCTTGGTGTGGTAAAACAAggagaaaagtttcatttcTGTATGTGCAACCCTCCTTTCTTTGAAAACATGGAGGAAGCTGGACTGAATCCAAAAACTTCATGTGGTGGGACGCTAGAAGAGATGGTCTGTGCTGGTGGAGAGGGAGCTTTTATCAGTCGCATTATTGAAGATAGTTGTGCGCTAAAACAGTCATTTCG GTGGTACACTTCAATGCTTGGGAAGAAGTCAAACCTTAAATTTCTGATGGCAAAGCTTCGGGAAGTGGGAGTCACCATTGTGAAAACTACTGAATTTGTCCAGGGTCAAACATCTCGATGGGGACTTGCCTGGTCCTTCATGCCTCCGGCCAGAAAATTGGTATCCCCTCATGTGAGGGGCAATACTAGCTTGTCCTTCATGCTTGAG GGTCTCCAGCATCAAACCAGTGCCTTCGATGTTTTAAAGTCTGTGGAATCCTTTTTCAGCTACTTTGGTGTATCCTGCAAATGCAACGATTCATCGTTTACTGTTGAA GTAAGTGCAACAAATGATCTTTGTGACACTATATTGAAGACCAATGTCAAACAGCTTGATGAGGCTTCCACTTGCTCGCATGTGGCTGAAGCATCGAGTGCAAGTTGTTCAAATAGTCTAATGAACTTATCTTTCCGCATTCTG GTCTTCCAGCAGATCCCTGGCACACTCCTGGTGAAAGCATCATTAAAGCCGGGAGACAGTGCACTCTCAG GAACATTCACATCTGTGTTTCAACAATTGGAAGGATTTCTAAAACACAAGTTTGCTGGCAAGAAGGCCCGTATTTAA